In the Acetobacterium sp. KB-1 genome, ACGCTTCGGACCGCTGCACCCTATCAGAAAGACCGGGAAAAGGATGGGATGGCAATTGCCATTAAAAAATCCGATATCCGGGTGAAGATTCGGGAAAAACGAACTGGAAATACGATTATTTTTGTCGTTGATGCCAGTGGTTCCATGGGGGCCAATAAACGGATGAAGGCTGTCAAGGGTGCCATTGTGGCGATGCTCAACGATGCCTATCAGAAGCGGGATAAGGTCGGGATGATTGTTTTCAAACATGATGCCGCCGAATTGGCTCTGGGTGTGACCAGAAGTGTTGAGTTAGCCGAAAAGAAACTGGTAACGCTGCCTACTGGGGGAAGAACACCTCTGGCAGCAGGGTTGAATATGGCTTACGAGGTGGTGAAGGCCGGAAAATATAAAGACGCGGATATGCTGCCGGTAATCGTCCTGATTTCGGATGGCCGGGCCACCTACAGCGACCGGGGTGATCCTTTTGAAGAAGCCATGAAAGCCGCTGGAAAGATTCGGGTCGAAAAGATAAAAACCATTGTCATCGATACCGATGAGCGTTTTGTAAAACTAAAGTTGGCTGAAAAACTAGCGAAACAAATGGATGCTGACCGCTATCAGATTGATGAGCTGAAAGCCATGAGTCTGGTCACTGCGGTTTCGCTTTCCTTATAATCAGCAAATGTCGAGTACAAGAAAAGGAATAATAAATGAATAATAAGAAAATATATCCCTTTACTGCTATCGTGGGTCAGGAAAAAATGAAACTGGCCCTGATTCTCAATGTGATTAACCCATCCTTGGGTGGGGTTTTAATCCGAGGTGAAAAAGGAACCGCTAAATCCACCGCGGTCCGGGCCCTGGCCGATCTTTTGCCGGAGCGTGATCAGGCTGAAGGCTGCAAATTCTCCTGTGACCCAGTCAATCTGGATCAAGCTTGTCAGAGCTGTCGTGAAAAGATAAAAAACCATGATAGCACGATCGTCAAAGCCAAGATGAAGGTTATTGATCTTCCGGTCAGTGCCACCGAAGACCGGGTCGTGGGAACGCTGGACATTGAACATGCTATTAAACACGGTGAAAAACGCTTTGAACCGGGGATTCTTGCCCAGGCTAACCGTAATATTCTTTACGTTGATGAGGTCAATTTGCTGGATGACCATGTGGTTGATATTCTATTGGATTCAGCGGCTATGGGAGTCAACACCATTGAACGGGAGGGAATCTCTTATACCCATCCGGCGAAATTCACCCTAGTGGGGACGATGAATCCCGAGGAAGGTGATTTACGGCCGCAATTGCTGGATCGCTTTGGCCTGGTTGTTGATGTTGTCGGTGAAGGGGAGATTAGCCAAAGAGTAGATGTTATTAAGCGACGTCTGGATTTTGAAGAAAACAATGACGCCTTTCATGAGCTGTATAAAGTCAATCAAAATGAACAGGTTGAGCGGATTCAAAATGCCGCGGTGTTTTTGCCAAATGTCCGCTTTGATGACCAGCTGCTTGAAACCATCGCCAGAATTTCCATGTCGTTGGGAGTCGATGGTCATCGGGCTGATATCGTGATGATGAAAACAGCGATGACGATCGCCGCCTATCATGGCAATGAATCGGTGACCAGCCAGGATATTAAAGAAGCGGCCATCTTTGTTCTGCCCCATCGGATGCGGAAGCGCCCCTTTGATGATTCTCAGTTTAATACCGATAGCATTGAAGAAATTGTTGATTCATTAATAGGCTGAGATGAACCAATTAAAGGGGGTAGAGAAGAGTAGAGAATGAATATTAATTCAGTGAGGGAGAATCAGAGTATGCGTATACATCGGTTACCAACAGGAGAAGCGGTTCACCGCTATCAGAAAAGTATTGTAATTTGTTTTGAAAGAAAAGTGAAGGTTTTATCAACAGCCCACCTAAATGGCGGATATTCTGAAGAACTTAAATCCGTCTTTAATTACGACGCCACCCAGGGTGCTGGCATGGCCTGTAAACTCCGGGCGGAAACCTACCAGGAGCACATGAAGATCATTACCGAAGAACTGGGCCTGGATGCCGATTATACCGCAGGCATCACGACCGCTGCATCGATGGAAAATGTGGCGATTAAAACCGTCGCCTATAAAAACTTAAGTGTGACCGTCATCGTAACCGGAGGCATTGAGGTCAATGGTGGTCGGGTCGGCGATCCCACCACCTGGTATGAGGTTAATGGGAAGCTCCATGAAATCAAAGAGGGGACGATTAATATTATCCTCTACATCGATGGCAACATGCCGCCGGAAACTTTGACCCGGGCGTTGGTCACCTGCACTGAGGCCAAAACAGCAGCGATTCAGGAGCTGCTGCTGGGGAGCATGTATTCTCGGGGATTGGCCACCGGGTCGGGAACTGATGGCACCATCTTGATCGCTAACGGGGAATCCCCGAACTATTATCAGTTTGCCGGCAAACACAGTAAACTGGGGGAATTGATCGGATTAGCGGTTAAACCAGCCGTAAAAGAAGCACTTTTTTTACAGACGGGCGCTAGCCCCGAGCAGCAATTCAGCATTTTAAGACGGATGCAGCGATTTGGTATTAAATTGGATACGATCTGGGATCAGTTTAAAACAGGGAATGACTTAGCCAAGCCGGAATTTGTTTGCCTGCTGGAAAAGCTGGATAAGGAACCAGAACTGGTGGTTCTTACCTCCCTCTACGTTCATCTTCTGGACCAATTCGATTGGGATCTGATCAACATGGAACAAACAGTTTCTGAAGCCAAGCAGATATTAAAACGGATGAATCCCCAGTTGGCAGGGTTTAATGGCACTGACTGGCAAGGTGTCACAAAAGATGGATTCATTGAAGCCATGACCCAGAAGATGACCGATTGTTTAGTTGGTTTACTGGAGGCGCAAATATGTATCGGATAACATTTATTCATTCACCGATGGATCACACCTACAATCTTAAGGAAGCTGTCAGGCTTTTTAAAAGTGAAGGATCTTCCAATAATGAAACGGTAACTAAAGATGAAACAAAAATTGCTGTCAGCTTTCTTACCAGCAACAAGCTGGATGATTCCAAAGAAGCATTTGACGCGGCCATGGCAGAACTGGAAAGAGCTGATTTTATTCTGATTTTTATTCATGCCGGACTCACTCAATTTAAGAGCTTCGCGCCGCTGATGGAGCGATTTGAAAATAAGAAACGCTTTTTTATCTGGTCCGGCTGTGATGAAGAAAACGTCATTGCTTTAAAAAAATCTGGTATTTCACCATGGGAACATGGGGAGATTCAGAAATATGCTCTGGACACCAGCACCGAAAACTGCCTTAACCTGATTAAATACCTGGGGGCCTATTATGGCTCGCTTAACATCGCATACAGCGAGCCCCGTCATTCCAGCTGGGAAGGTATTTATTGCCCAGGCCAGAAACTAAACGCAGAAGCAAGCAAAAAATCAAGTAAAGAACAAAGCATTGAAACCGCCCTTAAAGAAGCCCGGGCAAGCCAAAAACCAGTGGTCGGTATTTTAATGTACAGCAAATTGGTGCAGGAGAACAATTTAGAACACATTGATGCCCTGATTGCAGAAGTCAGAAAACAGGGAGCCCATCCGCTGGCGGTTTATTCGTCCTCAGCACCTAACCCCGCCATTGGCTGCTTAGGCTTTCAGTGGGTCGTTGATCATATTTTCACCACCGCCGGAATCGCAAATGTCGATGTGATCATTAACACCATGAGCCATTCGCAAAGTATCCTTTCAGATCCCGGGGATGGTACCAAAACGGTGGAAAAGAGCATTTATCAGGCCATCGATGTACCGGTGATTAAGGCCCTGACCACCTTCCAGAGCTATGAAAACTGGTGTGATAATTTGTGCGGAATCGATGCCATGTCTTTTCCCGGAAGTGTTTATTATCCGGAGTTTGACGGTCAGATTATGAGCTTTACGATTGCCTATTCGGTTTTTGTAAAAGATGAAATCGGCGATAAGACCATTAACCGACCGATAGCGGATCGGGTCGTCAATATCTGCGAACTGGCACTCAATTGGGCAAAGCTACGACAAAAGGAGAATGCCGACAAGAAGGTAGCGATCCTCTTTCATAATATGCCGCCTCGAAATGATATGATCGGCTGTGCCTTTGGTCTGGATTCACCCCAAAGTGTTTTTGATATGGTTAAGGCCTTGGCGGCCGATGGGATTACAACCAAATACGATTTTGATAGCGGCGATGAGATCATCCAAAAAATTATCGACGCCGTCAGCCTTGACACCCGCTTTTTATCGGCTGAACAAGCCCTTAAACGCAGTGTCGCGGTGATTGATAAGAGTGACTACCAGCCCTGGTTTAAGGCGCTGGAAAGTAAGGTCCAGGAAGAGATGATCCGGGATTGGGGCGATCCGCCCGGGGAAAACATGGTCTTTAAGGATCAGATGCCGGTGCCGGGAATTCTTAATGGCAACATTTTCATTGGGCTCCAGCCAGCCCGGGGCTATGAGGACAAAGCTGAAGAGGTTTATCACAGCACTGATATTGTACCGCCCCATCCGTATATTGCCTATTATAAATGGCTAAAAAATGGCTTTAAGGCCGATGTAGTGATTCATGTGGGAACCCATGGCACGCTCGAGTGGTTGCCGGGCAAAGAAATTGGCTTGTCGGCAGCCTGTTATCCCGATATTGCCATTTCCAACCTGCCCAATCTGTATCCTTACAGCATTACCGTCGAAGGTGAAGGCATCCAGGCCAAGCGGCGTTCTTATGCGGTTCTTCTGGATCATCTGATTCCTTCGATGGCGCAGAGTGGCAGCTATGACGAGATGGAAGAGCTGGATGACCTGATCAAACAATATTACCGGGCGGTTAGCACCGACCAGGGGAAAACTTCCTTTGTCCAGCAAAACATCCAAACCATTGTGATTGAACAAAATTACCTCACCGACCTGGATATCAGCCAGGAAGAGATGGAAGCAGAGTTTCCAGCCTTTGTAGAAAAACTCCATACCTGGGTGGAAGGCATTAAGAATACCTTAATTAAAGATGGACTCCATATTTTTGGACAGGTGCCGGAATCGGAACGGCTTTATCAGCTGGTTTGTTCCCTGCTGCGGTTATCAAATGGCAAGATCCCGTCATTAACCCAGGCAACTGCCAAAGCGATGGGGATGGATTACGAATTTTTGAAAGATAACCCCCAGCATCGGGATGCCGAAGGGGTCACTAACTTGATGAAATTTAATGAGATTGAAGCCTTAAGTCGGGAAGTAGTCAGAGATTACCTGCAAAATAAGACTGAACCAGACACCATTAGTGACCACATCAAAAGTCATTTTAAAGCTGTTAATCCGACGGATCTGGTTGATTTAAAGACGGTTTTCGAATTTATGAACAGTACCCTGATGCCAAAACTTTCCGCCACCACCGATGAAATGACCCATCTGGTTAAGGGGGTTAATGGCGAGTTTGTGCCGCCCGGGGGATCGGGAGCGCCCACCCGGGGCAGAGTCAGCATATTGCCAACCGGTCGCAATTTCTATGCCATTGATCCGGCGGCGGTGCCGACCCGGGCCGCCTGGGAGGTTGGCAAACAGCTGGGCCAAAAAATGATCGACCGCTATTTAGAAGACGAGCAGTGTTATCCGGAAACGATGGTGATTGTGGTCTATGCCGGAGAAACCATGAAAACCTCTGGTGATGATATTGCTGAAGTCTATTATCTGTTGGGGGTTAAGCCCAAGTGGCTGGAAAATTCAGACCGGGTTATTGGACTGGAAGTCATTCCCATTTCCGAACTGGGACGGCCCCGGGTGGATGTGACCCTACGTATTTCCGGACTGTTTCGGGATACCTTTCCCAATCTGATTGAATCGGTGGAGGAAGCGGTTAACCTGGTTGCCAGTTTGGATGAAAGCGATGAAGAAAACTTCATCAAACGAAATTTTCAAAATGAGGTCAGGGAGCTGATTCAAAACGGTGCCAGTATTGAAACTGCTCAGGAAGAAGCCGGGATGCGGATCTTCAGCGATCCACCGGGAACCTACGGGGCTGGGGTGACCCAATTAATTAACAGCAAGAATTGGGAAGATTTTACCGATCTGGGCAAGATCTATACTTTTTGGGGTGGCCACGCCTATGGTAAAAAGGTTCATGGTAAACGGGTTACCGAGGTTTTTGCCCGACGATTGTCGAAGGCGCAGATTACCATAAAAAACGAATCTTCCATGGAAATTGATATGTTAGAAAGCGATGATTTTTATAATTATCATGGCGGCCTGATTGCCGCGGTCCGCACCGCCTCGGGTCATAAACCCCAGTCCTATTGTGGGGATAGCAGTGATCCAGCCCGGGTTTCGCTAAACAATGTCAAAGAACAAACGGCTAAAATTATGCGCTCGCGGATTCTGAACCCCAAGTGGTTTGACGGGATGAAAGAGCATGGTTACAAGGGTGCTCAGGAGATTTCGGGAATGGTGGACTTTGTCTTTGGCTGGGATGCTACTGCAGATAGTGTTGAAGACTGGATGTATGAAAAGATTTCGGAGAATTTTCTGTTTAACAATGAGCGCCGGGAGTGGATCAAGAGCGTTAATCCCTGGGCCATTCAGAATATGACCGAGCGCCTGTTCGAGGCCGCCCAGCGAGGGATGTGGGAGGCGAAAGCAGAAAGTCTCGAAAAACTCCGGGAAATTTATATGGACATTGAGGGGGATCTGGAAAACTATAGCGAATAAGACTGCAGGGTAACAAAAAATGTCGGTTTGGAATTGCGAAAGTGCCGTGAATGTTGCGGATAGTTTCGCAATTATTGGAGAATTAAAAGGTTTAAGAGGAAGGGAAACAAATGCTTGAAATAATTGATTTGACAAAAAAATATAAAAGTCTAACAGCGGTTGATGCGCTTAATCTCACCATTGCGGATGGGGAGTTCTTTGGCCTGTTGGGCCCCAATGGCGCTGGAAAAACAACAACCGTGAGAATGATCAGTACCCTGACACCAAAAACAAGTGGAGATATTGTCATTGGTGGAGAAAGTATTGATCGGAACCTGATTTCGATCAAAGCAAAGATTGGAGTTGTCCCGCAGCAGAATAATCTGGAAAATGAAATGTCGGCCTGGGAGAATCTGGAAGTGCACGGGATGCTGTATAAGATGCCAAAAGAAAAACGACGACAAAAAATTGTTGAAATGCTTGCGTTTACGGAACTCACAGAACGAAAAGATGATCTCACCAAGAATTTTTCCGGCGGGATGAAGCGCAAGCTGATGATCGCCAGAGCCCTGCTTCACGAGCCGGAGCTCTTGCTTTTAGATGAACCAACGGTGGGGCTAGATGCCGCCGCCCGTCGGAAAATGTGGGATTTGTTAAAACGGCTGAAATCCAAGGGCTTAACGGTGCTGCTAACCACCCACTATATCGAAGAGGCGGAGATCCTCTGTGATCGGGTTGGACTGATTGATAAGGGAAAACTGCTGAGACTGGACACTCCGGTTAATCTAATCGAAGAGGTTGGCAAGGTAACGGTGGAATATTTTGCTGACGGAGAAACCCATGAAGAGTTCTTTCCGACAAGAGAAAAAGCCAACGAATATGCCGGTTCGCTAGAAGGTGATATCCGGATCCGTCCCTCAAACCTTGAGGATGTCTTCTTAAAATTCACAAACAGAAGGGTGGAATTATAATGAGTGGATTATACGGTATTCTCTGGCAGGAATTTGCTGTTTTCAAGCGAAAATTTGTAGCTACCAGCATCAGTTTTCTCATTTCACCGATACTTTATCTGGTCGCTTTTGGCTGGGGACTAGGCAGTGGGGTTGAGATCGGTGGGGTTTCTTATATGGCCTATATTATCCCGGGGATTATTGGGATGAGCACGATGATGACCAGTTTTAACAACACCGCCAATACCATTAATATTTCTAGAATTTTCTACAAGACCTTTGAAGATTATATGATCTCACCGATAAATATGACCGTCTATGCATTGGGAAAAATCATCGCAGGGGCATTCTATGGTATTTATTCGGCTACCCTGATTATTATCATGGTATCGATTTTCACCAATGATCTAGTGATTACACCTTATTTTATTTTGATTGCCCTATTAAACTGTTTTGTTTTTTCCGCGCTGGGCTTTTTAATCGGACTGCTGGTTAATTCCCATTCAGATATGGCCAAATTTACCAGCTTTGTGATTACACCGATGTCGTTTTTATGTGGAACCTTTTTTTCCATTGACAAGATGCCAGAAGTATTAAAATGGATTATTTACCTGCTGCCCTTAACCCATACCAATATTGCCTTACGGACGACCGGAGAATCATCTCAGCAAATGGCGCTCCATGCCGGAATTCTGGTCGCCTATCTGGTGGTCCTGTTTGTTCTGGGGGCACGACATTGCAAAACCGTTGAGTAATACAGTAGAGTAAGCTGAGCTTATTGAGATAAATTAAAATTATGAATTAAAATTAAAACAAAAGAGGATACAACGTGAAAAATAAAACTATTATCTATCCATTTACCGGAATTGTGGGTCAGGAAACGATGAAAAAGGCTTTGGTTCTCAATATCATCAATCCCCTTTTGGGTGGGGTATTAATTAGAGGGGAAAAGGGAACGGCCAAATCTACTGCGGTTCGGGCACTGGCGGATTTATTGCCGTCCCGTAGTCAGGTGGAAGGCTGCCCCTTTAGCTGTGATCCCCGGGAACCGGCCAATATGTGCAGTGATTGTCTTAACAAATATCAAAACCAGGAAACCTTTGTGGAGGTTTTTGGACGGATGAAGGTGGTGGATCTACCAGTCAGTGCTACCGAAGACCGGGTGGTGGGCACCCTGGATATTGAACACGCCATCAAAAAAGGCGAAAAGAAATTTGAACCGGGAATTCTGGCTCAGGCCAACCGGAACATTCTTTATGTCGATGAGGTAAATCTATTGGATGATCACATCGTCGATGTGCTGCTGGATTCTGCTGCAATGGGCGTGAACACCATTGAGCGGGAAGGGGTTTCTTTTTTTCATCCCTCACGGTTTATCCTGGTCGGCACCATGAACCCCGAAGAGGGGGATTTAAGACCCCAGCTGTTAGATCGGTTTGGGATGGTGGTGGATGTGATTGGTGAACGTAATCCTGAAAAACGGATTGATGTCATTAAAAACAGACTGGCCTATGAAAAGGATAAGGAAGCCTTTGCCAAACAGTTTACGACCGACCAGCAGGAGCTACGGGATCGCATTCTTATGGCGAAAAAGCTGCTCGAAAAGGTCAGCTATAGTGATCAGATGCTAGAGATAGCGGTAAAAATCAGTATCGAATTGGAGGTGGATGGTCATCGGGCCGATATTGCGATGATCAAAACCGCCATGACCATTGCCGCCTTTAAAGGTCAGACGGAGGTTGCTCCAGCCGATATGCAAGAAGCCGCGGAGCTGGTCTTGCCCCATCGCCTGCGTCGTACGCCGTTTGAAGAAGGCATTTACAATTTTGATCAGGTTGAGCAAATCATTAGTGCCGTCGGGAGTGCTCGCGATGCTGTCGTATAATTCGTTGCGGGACAGCGATCCCGGGAGAAGCCGGCCAGTTGTGGAGGAATGCCCGATGAATAAAAAAAACCTGAAGCAGATCGGACACCAGGATCGGCCTGCTTATCGCTTTCCTTTTGTCGCCGTCATGGGACAGGAAAGGGTGAAAAAAGCGCTGATTCTCAATCTGATTAATCCGCTGATCGGCGGGGTGCTGCTTTCGGGAGAAAAGGGTACCGCCAAGTCCACTCTGGTTCGTAATCTCGGTCAGATTACCCCGAACATGGAGGTGGTGGATTTACCCTTAAATGCCACCGAAGACCGGGTGATTGGTAGTATTGATATTGAAAAAACCATTTCTCAGGGTAAGCGAGCTTTTGGCAGCGGGATCTTAAAAAAGGCCCACAAGAACATCTTGTACATCGACGAGGTCAATTTGCTCAGTGAGCACATCGTTAACAGTATTTTAGAGGTGGCCGCATCCGGGGTGAATCATATTGAGCGGGAAGGTATTTCTTTTGAACATCCCGCCCGGTTTGTACTGATCGGAACCATGAATCCCGAAGAAGGCTTTTTACGGTCCCAGTTTCTGGATCGGTTTGGACTCTATGTGGCGGTGGAGGGGTCGAAGAATCCGGTTGAGCGAAAAGAGATTGTCAAACGGCGTCTGGCTTTTGAACACCATCCGGCTAGCTTTGTTAAAGCCTGGGAAGAGGACACCGAGATTTTAAAAAACCAAATACTTGAAGCCAGAAAGAATCTGGAGGCGGTAAAAATATCGGAAACGGTGTTAAAGCTGACTGCTGATATTGTTAACGAGGCCTATTGTGCCGGCAATCGGGCGGAGCTGATGATGATTGAAACGGCCAAAGCTCTGGCGGCTCTGGCAGGACGTCAGAATATTAATATCGATGATATCAAGGAAGCTGCACAGCTCGTTCTGCCCCATCGCAAACGGGAAAAGCCCAATGATCCCCAGGAACCGGATGAGCAAAATGATGAAGCACCGGAGCAACAACCAGAAGAAAAAAAACAAGAAAACCCGGAAAAAGATCAAAACGATGCTGAGGATGACAGCACCGATCAATCCGATCCGGAGGCCTCAGAAGCGCCTGATGATAATGATAAAGACAACGATGACAATGATGACAATGATGCGGAGGATTTGGAGCAAGAAGAAATCGAGCCCCCGCAACAACCGGATCTGAGTGAGCTGCTGGATCAGATTGACGCCATCGGCCGAACCTTTATGGTGAAAAACTTAAATATTAAGGTGCTTGACCGCAAAAAAAGAAGGGGCGAAGGCAAACGGCTTAAAACAAAAACCGATGCCAAAAAAGGGCAGTATATCAAAAGTGCCCTGCCCCGCAATACGATTAATGACCTGGCCTTTGACGCCACCTTACGGGCGGCAGCGCCCTATCAGCGGGTGCGGGAAGCTAACGGCCTGGCACTGATCATCAAAACCGAAGACCTGCGCGAAAAACTGCGGGAAAAGCGCACCGGCAGCACCATTGTTTTTGTGGTCGATGCCAGTGGTTCCATGGGTGTCAAAAAACGAATGGAAACGGTAAAGGGGGCGGTGGTATCACTGCTTACCGATGCCTATCAGAAACGGGATCGGGTTGGGCTGGTATCCTTTCGTAAAAAAGACGCTGAGGTACTACTAAACATTACCCGCAGTGTCGATATGGCCGAGAAATGCCTCCGGGATTTACCCACTGGCGGCAAAACCCCACTGGCCGCGGGTTTATTAAAGGGTTATGAAGTCATTAAGAACGAACAGCGAAAAAATTCGGATCTGTTGCCGATTCTGGTGCTGGTTTCCGATGGACGAACCAATGTCGCACTGGGTGAAGGGGATTCCTTTACAGAAGCCCTGGAAATGGGCAAACGGATCGCCGGGGAGGGTGTCCAGATGATCGTCGTGGATACTGAGGTGGATTTTATTAAACTGGGTCTGGCCAGGAAGCTGGCCGCCGCTATGGGTGCCCGTTACTACCGGATTGAAGATCTGGAAGCGGATGTGCTGGCTGAAGCTGTCCGGGATCTTTCCAAAGAATCGTCATTTTAGGGGGAAACAGTGAGTAATCAAGCGAACAGACGGATAAATAAAAAACAGAGCGATTTAAAACAGACCAATGGCGTCAGGGCGTCCGCCCACCAAGAAGGCAAATTAAAATCAGGCGAGCCAGCTGATTCCGAAAATTTTTCAAAACGCGTTCGGGATGGTATCTTTCATCCCGATACAAAAATTGTTTTTTCGAGCTTGGCGGCTTATCAGAATTGGTATCGTGGTTTGGACGATGCCCAAATGGTGGTAGGCATTCTAACCCACTACGAAAACTGGATTAAGAAAAAAGCGGCGGTGGAGGAAGCCTTAATTCGGGAGTTGGAGGTTCAGGGGATTCGGGTGATCCCGGTTTTTAGTTATTCGTCAGCGGATGAAGAAAGTGGGGTAAAAGGGTTTAGAACCATTATCAGCGATTATTTTTCCAGCAATGGAAAACTCAGCATTGATGGACTCATTAATTTTCAAATGCAGGCCGCTACCGGAAATACGCAATCCGGAGACTTGTTTTCTCAAAGTGTGGCTGTTTTTAAGGAAATGAATATCCCGGTTTTTCGGCCGGTTGTCAGTCGGCTCCAGAATCAGCAGCAATGGGAAGCGAATTTAGCCGGTCTTTCGGCGGAAATATCCTGGGCCTTTACCACCAGTGAAATGATGGGGATGATTGAACCGATTATTATTGGTACCCGCAAAGATACTCAGGATATGCTGAAGATGACGCCGATTCCCGAGCGGATTTCGCGGCTGGTTGCCAGAATTATTCGACGCATTGAACTTAAAAAGGTGAAAGCTGCTGATAAAAAAATCGTGTTAATGCTACACTGTTCACCCTGCGCGGGCGTTGAAGCGACGCTGGGATCAGGGGCCGGGCTTAATGTCT is a window encoding:
- a CDS encoding magnesium chelatase subunit D family protein, giving the protein MNKKNLKQIGHQDRPAYRFPFVAVMGQERVKKALILNLINPLIGGVLLSGEKGTAKSTLVRNLGQITPNMEVVDLPLNATEDRVIGSIDIEKTISQGKRAFGSGILKKAHKNILYIDEVNLLSEHIVNSILEVAASGVNHIEREGISFEHPARFVLIGTMNPEEGFLRSQFLDRFGLYVAVEGSKNPVERKEIVKRRLAFEHHPASFVKAWEEDTEILKNQILEARKNLEAVKISETVLKLTADIVNEAYCAGNRAELMMIETAKALAALAGRQNINIDDIKEAAQLVLPHRKREKPNDPQEPDEQNDEAPEQQPEEKKQENPEKDQNDAEDDSTDQSDPEASEAPDDNDKDNDDNDDNDAEDLEQEEIEPPQQPDLSELLDQIDAIGRTFMVKNLNIKVLDRKKRRGEGKRLKTKTDAKKGQYIKSALPRNTINDLAFDATLRAAAPYQRVREANGLALIIKTEDLREKLREKRTGSTIVFVVDASGSMGVKKRMETVKGAVVSLLTDAYQKRDRVGLVSFRKKDAEVLLNITRSVDMAEKCLRDLPTGGKTPLAAGLLKGYEVIKNEQRKNSDLLPILVLVSDGRTNVALGEGDSFTEALEMGKRIAGEGVQMIVVDTEVDFIKLGLARKLAAAMGARYYRIEDLEADVLAEAVRDLSKESSF